In Limisalsivibrio acetivorans, one genomic interval encodes:
- a CDS encoding TRAP transporter permease, producing the protein MSRKIKSAEEILKEESGELRSLRNHEKLIIGVIAASWAIFQLSLASWLILDSTKTRAIHLAFALALLFLNVPLLKRPRKGLKFLSTLDKIPVIDYLFAIAGVLASLYIVFDWEGLAMRQGMPIQRDIIIGLALIVLLLEATRRSIGPALTIIALIFTAYAFAGPHMPGVLAFKGVSLTKYLNQISLSTEGIYGIPLGVSASIVYLFVLLGAMLDKAGAGKFFIDLALSLLGKYKGGPAKAAIVSSGFTGLVSGSSIANIVTTGTFTIPLMKKVGYPAKKAAATEVAASTDGQLMPPIMGAAAFIIAEYVNVPYIQVVKAAAVPAFVSYIALFYVTHLEASKLGMKGLPPEDVPSFKGTLKNGFHYLLPIGMLVYELVVLRHSPEKAAYNAILVLILIIFAQEVRKQFLVGDKNVAQALKTGLAIVFKGFIAGSRNMVSVALATASAGIIVGIVNMGIGGMITMIVETLSQGNVFLLLLITAIASLMLGMGLPTTATYIVMASLTAPIIVQLGGLYGLMVPLMAAHLFCFYFGILADDTPPVGLASYAAAAIADSEPIPTGLQGFAYDMRTAVIPFMFVFNPDLILHNIYSWPQGILIFLMAVGGAFAFTSAVQGWFIIRNRWYDIPLLLFASLILYHPGSLISIFNKLNINFFGFDDSQRYYMYPVGLAIILLVYLIQRVRMKSEPQLA; encoded by the coding sequence ATGAGCAGGAAGATTAAATCAGCAGAGGAGATTCTTAAGGAAGAATCGGGGGAACTGAGGTCGCTCCGCAACCATGAGAAACTGATAATTGGAGTTATCGCAGCATCATGGGCAATATTCCAGCTTTCCCTTGCTAGCTGGCTAATTCTTGACAGCACAAAAACACGGGCAATCCACCTCGCTTTCGCTTTAGCTCTGCTTTTTCTTAACGTACCACTACTGAAAAGACCACGTAAAGGTCTTAAGTTTTTATCGACATTGGACAAAATACCTGTGATAGATTACCTTTTCGCCATCGCAGGCGTACTCGCCTCCCTCTATATCGTTTTCGACTGGGAAGGTCTGGCCATGCGTCAGGGTATGCCGATTCAGCGTGACATCATCATAGGTCTGGCATTGATAGTTCTACTCCTCGAAGCAACAAGACGCTCCATAGGGCCGGCTCTTACGATAATCGCACTTATTTTCACAGCCTATGCCTTCGCAGGGCCTCATATGCCCGGCGTCCTTGCCTTCAAAGGGGTTTCGCTCACTAAATACCTGAACCAGATATCCCTTTCTACCGAAGGAATATACGGAATACCCCTCGGTGTATCCGCATCCATCGTTTACCTATTCGTTCTACTCGGCGCCATGCTGGACAAGGCCGGAGCAGGTAAATTCTTCATAGACCTTGCGCTGTCACTCCTCGGTAAATACAAAGGAGGACCAGCAAAGGCGGCCATCGTATCGAGCGGATTCACCGGCCTCGTATCCGGTTCCAGTATCGCAAATATCGTAACAACGGGAACCTTCACAATCCCTCTCATGAAAAAGGTGGGCTATCCGGCTAAGAAGGCCGCGGCAACCGAGGTTGCGGCGAGTACCGATGGACAGCTGATGCCCCCTATCATGGGTGCAGCGGCTTTCATCATCGCAGAGTACGTGAACGTCCCATACATTCAGGTTGTTAAGGCGGCGGCAGTTCCCGCATTTGTCTCGTATATTGCACTCTTCTACGTTACACACCTGGAAGCAAGCAAACTCGGGATGAAGGGGCTCCCCCCGGAGGATGTACCCAGCTTCAAAGGCACACTAAAGAACGGTTTCCACTATCTGCTCCCCATAGGCATGCTGGTCTATGAGCTTGTCGTACTGAGACATTCGCCTGAAAAAGCAGCCTATAACGCTATCCTCGTTCTTATCCTGATCATCTTCGCACAAGAGGTTAGAAAACAGTTCCTCGTCGGTGACAAAAACGTTGCACAGGCTCTTAAGACAGGACTTGCTATAGTATTCAAGGGCTTCATAGCAGGCAGCCGTAACATGGTCTCCGTTGCACTGGCAACGGCCTCTGCGGGTATCATCGTGGGTATTGTGAACATGGGTATCGGAGGAATGATCACCATGATCGTTGAAACCCTCTCACAGGGCAACGTTTTCCTCCTTCTGCTTATCACAGCCATCGCCAGTTTGATGCTCGGTATGGGTCTTCCCACAACGGCAACGTATATAGTTATGGCATCGCTAACAGCGCCAATCATCGTACAGCTAGGCGGGCTATACGGCCTTATGGTCCCCCTTATGGCGGCGCACCTCTTCTGCTTCTACTTCGGTATCCTTGCGGATGATACGCCACCAGTGGGGCTTGCCTCCTATGCGGCGGCGGCCATTGCGGACTCGGAACCGATCCCCACAGGTCTGCAGGGTTTTGCATACGACATGAGAACGGCGGTCATCCCCTTCATGTTCGTTTTCAACCCCGACCTTATCCTGCACAACATATACAGCTGGCCCCAGGGTATATTGATCTTCCTTATGGCTGTGGGTGGAGCCTTTGCCTTCACCAGCGCCGTACAGGGATGGTTCATAATCAGGAACAGATGGTATGATATACCTCTGCTCCTCTTTGCATCCCTCATCCTCTACCACCCGGGATCGCTGATAAGCATATTCAACAAGCTGAATATAAACTTCTTCGGCTTCGATGATTCCCAAAGATACTATATGTACCCAGTTGGTCTCGCAATTATACTTCTTGTATACCTTATCCAGAGGGTCAGGATGAAGAGCGAACCGCAGTTAGCATAA
- a CDS encoding TAXI family TRAP transporter solute-binding subunit, whose protein sequence is MKRIGIITLALLFALAVTPIVQARTFVTIGTGGVTGVYYPTGGAISRIINKKSKEYGIKATVESTGGSVYNINAVLTGDLEFGIAQSDRQYQAVHGTAEWQNRGAQEKLRSVFSIHPESITLIAAADSGVTDVKSLKGKRVNIGNPGSGQLQNSKDVLGAFGLSEESVDAEYVKAVEAPGLLQDERLDAFFYTVGHPNGNISEATSGRIKVSLIPIVGSPVDELIAKHPYYAKSVIDIKNYPTAINEKDVESVGVKATLVTSADVSDDVVYAITKEVFENFEEFKKLHPAYSVLTKKDMLAGMSAPVHPGALKYYKESGLVEYVNKDLIK, encoded by the coding sequence ATGAAAAGAATCGGTATTATCACACTCGCACTTCTTTTTGCTCTTGCCGTAACTCCTATTGTTCAGGCAAGGACATTCGTAACCATCGGTACAGGCGGCGTTACAGGCGTTTATTACCCCACCGGCGGTGCAATCAGCCGTATCATCAACAAGAAGTCCAAAGAGTACGGAATCAAGGCCACCGTTGAATCAACGGGCGGGTCTGTTTATAACATCAACGCAGTTCTCACCGGCGACCTTGAGTTCGGTATCGCTCAGTCCGACAGACAGTATCAGGCTGTTCACGGTACTGCAGAGTGGCAGAACCGCGGTGCTCAGGAGAAGCTTCGCTCTGTATTCTCCATCCATCCCGAATCCATCACTCTTATAGCTGCAGCAGACAGTGGAGTAACCGATGTTAAAAGCCTCAAGGGCAAAAGAGTAAATATCGGTAACCCCGGTTCCGGTCAGCTCCAGAACTCTAAAGACGTTCTCGGCGCCTTCGGTCTTTCAGAAGAAAGCGTAGATGCAGAGTATGTTAAGGCTGTTGAAGCTCCCGGTCTCCTTCAGGACGAAAGACTCGACGCTTTCTTCTACACAGTGGGCCACCCCAACGGTAATATCAGCGAAGCTACTTCCGGCAGGATTAAGGTTTCCCTTATCCCCATAGTAGGCTCCCCCGTTGATGAACTTATCGCAAAGCACCCCTACTACGCTAAGTCTGTAATCGACATAAAGAACTACCCCACAGCGATCAACGAAAAAGACGTTGAGAGTGTCGGCGTTAAGGCTACCCTCGTAACCTCCGCAGACGTTTCCGATGATGTTGTTTACGCTATCACAAAAGAAGTTTTCGAAAACTTTGAAGAATTCAAGAAGCTCCACCCCGCTTACTCCGTACTTACGAAGAAAGACATGCTCGCCGGTATGTCCGCACCCGTACACCCCGGTGCTCTTAAGTACTACAAGGAATCCGGTCTCGTTGAGTATGTCAACAAAGACCTCATAAAGTAA
- a CDS encoding PilZ domain-containing protein produces MSPDKERRDSARTEIRIELFVKKEDSEEMYTPMRAVDISSKGLRLRDKGLLSPGMRISVASYDNIDDESKSSAGRVARFDTLDIGPISGLVVWADGAHAGVLLEDLSAECREKIEMLTI; encoded by the coding sequence TTGAGCCCTGACAAGGAAAGAAGAGACTCTGCACGTACGGAGATACGCATAGAGCTTTTTGTGAAAAAAGAGGACAGTGAGGAGATGTACACACCGATGAGGGCGGTTGATATATCTTCCAAAGGTCTTCGTTTGAGGGATAAGGGACTGCTCTCTCCGGGAATGAGGATCTCAGTTGCATCCTATGACAATATCGATGACGAGAGCAAGAGCAGTGCAGGGCGTGTGGCAAGGTTTGATACACTTGATATAGGCCCTATCTCAGGTCTCGTGGTTTGGGCGGATGGAGCCCATGCGGGTGTACTCCTGGAGGATTTATCCGCAGAATGCAGAGAAAAGATAGAGATGCTTACCATCTGA
- the mtnA gene encoding S-methyl-5-thioribose-1-phosphate isomerase, giving the protein MSAEELPRTVTYDGGRLFFLDQTLLPIEVKQEEQTGIEQVYDSIKRLKVRGAPAIGIAGAYGLVVSMRDKKGYSFEDFMGKLRDNAEYLNSSRPTAVNLSWALKRLVRCAESAGESSGEDLFRLIEREAVYIHEEDKSICRSIGEHGAGLIRNGMGVLTHCNAGALATSEFGTATSPMYTAHSNGISFRVFADETRPLLQGARLTSWELQQAGLDVTLITDNMAAFMMNSGEIDLVIVGTDRVAANGDVANKIGTLGVAVLAKHFGIPFYVACPSSTIDMETPDGESIVIEERGDEEVTSFGERRTAPEGVKVRNPAFDVTPAELITGIITEKGILKPPFSEGLNRMFG; this is encoded by the coding sequence ATGAGTGCCGAGGAACTGCCTAGAACCGTAACCTATGATGGCGGACGGTTATTCTTTCTCGACCAGACACTTCTCCCCATTGAGGTTAAACAGGAGGAGCAGACAGGTATTGAACAGGTCTACGACTCCATAAAAAGACTTAAAGTGCGGGGAGCTCCCGCCATAGGTATAGCTGGTGCGTACGGTCTTGTTGTATCTATGCGGGATAAAAAAGGATACTCCTTTGAAGACTTTATGGGCAAGCTTAGGGATAATGCAGAATATCTTAACAGCTCCCGCCCCACTGCTGTTAATCTCAGCTGGGCACTCAAAAGACTGGTTCGCTGTGCTGAGAGTGCAGGGGAGTCCAGCGGCGAAGATCTTTTCCGCCTTATTGAGAGGGAGGCTGTTTATATTCACGAGGAGGATAAGAGCATCTGCCGCTCCATAGGGGAGCATGGGGCAGGGCTTATCCGAAACGGTATGGGTGTTCTGACCCACTGCAACGCAGGCGCACTGGCGACCAGCGAGTTCGGTACGGCAACATCCCCGATGTATACAGCGCATTCCAACGGCATTAGCTTCCGTGTCTTTGCCGATGAGACACGTCCGCTTCTCCAGGGTGCAAGGTTGACATCGTGGGAGCTTCAGCAGGCTGGTCTTGATGTCACGCTTATAACGGATAATATGGCCGCCTTCATGATGAACAGCGGTGAGATTGATCTGGTTATCGTGGGAACCGACAGGGTTGCTGCAAACGGTGATGTGGCTAACAAGATAGGGACGCTGGGCGTTGCTGTTTTAGCGAAGCATTTTGGGATACCCTTCTATGTCGCCTGCCCTTCATCAACCATAGATATGGAAACGCCGGATGGTGAGTCCATTGTGATCGAAGAGCGCGGGGATGAGGAGGTTACAAGCTTCGGTGAGCGCAGGACAGCACCCGAGGGTGTAAAGGTTCGCAACCCCGCCTTTGATGTTACTCCGGCGGAGCTCATAACAGGGATAATAACCGAGAAGGGTATACTAAAGCCCCCCTTTAGCGAGGGGCTGAACAGAATGTTCGGCTAG
- a CDS encoding CBS domain-containing protein — MKIKEIMTTGVVTAKPEETIKQVILRIRSKNISGLPIVNSNGKVIGVFSETDVMKALPDILNDAEAIPMIDVKEISDHHVRMLMSEPLYTLTPEDEVKEAATIMLEKYVHRVPIIENGKLVGIVSLGDILKAYTGN; from the coding sequence GTGAAGATCAAAGAGATTATGACCACCGGAGTTGTCACAGCCAAGCCGGAGGAAACCATAAAACAGGTTATCCTCAGGATCAGAAGCAAGAACATATCCGGTTTGCCTATAGTTAATTCAAACGGCAAGGTTATCGGGGTTTTTAGTGAAACAGATGTAATGAAGGCTCTGCCCGATATTCTTAACGATGCAGAGGCGATCCCGATGATCGATGTTAAGGAAATCTCCGATCATCACGTACGCATGCTTATGTCCGAACCCCTCTACACCCTCACACCTGAGGATGAGGTTAAGGAAGCGGCAACAATAATGCTCGAAAAATACGTACACCGTGTACCGATTATTGAGAACGGAAAGCTCGTGGGGATCGTATCCCTCGGGGATATCCTCAAAGCATATACAGGAAACTAG
- a CDS encoding acyl-CoA synthetase, whose translation MVLDNRLYEVCKNFPREAITKDEYDRLLELSKDHEAVHKYIAENYLLWEENFTKTFSGSGNNFRFYEGGKLYPVKNILRKHLGTTKMNKAALIWKGADHSQMVYTYQSLYTEVVKLASALRKLGVKKGDRVLLHLPNIPELIIAMLACVKLGAVHIVYHISYSTDSLADRIKDCEPKIIFTSDGALTGNEQKLKNKLDSALEITGYEPRHCIVVERVSKRVHMKPIRDIWFHDLISHEHFSDAKRMDFEILDAEDPMFMLYTSTNLKEPKALVFPVAGFLLWAYYTYLLLFDAKDTDTFWCTADIAWITGHSYVVYGPLMAGDTVLIFEDTIDMDNAERFYDVCDKFSVNKIYTRPSILKTLMNAAQKKKKFRKLDTLELIATGGERMDDDLREWSAKNLASYRAVMFDIYSITEAGGALSSALPGFICAKTGTVAQPIPGVPIKLVNSTTGNTVEEPNTQGALMMDKPFPPLCRTIYGDKNTYKKIYWKTHNDVTYFKTGDGAELDEEGNLTLKGRLDDVLHVDGKRLSLIEIEEAIKTHENVNDCAVVSIPDEKRGDALIVFSVLKKEVDESYHDTTVRELRERIIEEIGEVALPSEIRFTRTLPKSPDGVILRDLLKDIAMQM comes from the coding sequence ATGGTGCTCGACAATAGACTATATGAGGTTTGCAAGAATTTTCCCCGTGAAGCCATAACAAAGGATGAGTATGACAGGCTTCTTGAGCTATCAAAGGATCACGAGGCTGTGCATAAATACATAGCTGAAAATTATCTCCTTTGGGAAGAGAACTTTACCAAAACATTCTCCGGCAGTGGGAACAATTTCAGGTTCTACGAAGGGGGTAAGCTCTACCCGGTAAAGAATATTCTCCGCAAGCATCTGGGCACAACCAAGATGAATAAGGCGGCTCTTATCTGGAAAGGTGCGGACCACTCTCAGATGGTTTATACCTACCAGTCACTTTATACAGAGGTGGTAAAATTAGCCTCCGCCCTTCGCAAGCTGGGTGTTAAGAAGGGGGACAGGGTTCTTCTGCATCTACCTAACATACCAGAACTAATTATAGCAATGCTCGCCTGTGTGAAGCTCGGCGCTGTTCATATCGTCTACCACATCAGCTACTCCACCGATTCCCTCGCAGACAGGATAAAGGACTGTGAACCCAAGATAATTTTCACCTCGGACGGAGCCCTCACAGGGAACGAACAGAAGCTTAAAAACAAGCTCGATTCGGCTCTCGAGATAACAGGGTATGAACCTAGACACTGTATAGTTGTAGAGCGTGTTTCCAAACGTGTTCACATGAAGCCTATACGAGATATCTGGTTCCACGATCTCATCAGCCATGAGCATTTTTCCGATGCAAAGCGTATGGATTTTGAAATTCTGGACGCTGAGGATCCGATGTTCATGCTCTATACATCCACAAACCTAAAGGAACCCAAGGCCCTGGTGTTCCCCGTTGCCGGCTTCCTCCTCTGGGCATACTACACATACCTTCTCCTGTTCGATGCCAAGGATACGGACACCTTCTGGTGTACTGCAGATATAGCATGGATCACAGGGCACTCCTATGTGGTCTATGGCCCTCTGATGGCTGGAGATACCGTTCTCATATTCGAAGACACTATCGACATGGATAATGCCGAGCGCTTCTATGATGTATGTGACAAGTTCTCTGTAAATAAGATATACACACGCCCGTCCATCCTGAAAACGCTCATGAACGCCGCCCAGAAAAAGAAGAAATTCCGCAAGCTGGACACCCTTGAGCTTATCGCAACGGGTGGTGAAAGGATGGATGACGATCTGCGTGAATGGTCAGCTAAGAATCTCGCATCATACAGGGCTGTAATGTTCGATATATACTCCATAACAGAGGCTGGCGGTGCACTCTCTTCCGCACTGCCCGGCTTTATATGTGCAAAAACCGGAACAGTGGCCCAGCCTATTCCCGGTGTTCCCATTAAGCTGGTCAACAGCACCACAGGGAACACGGTTGAGGAACCAAACACCCAGGGAGCTCTGATGATGGACAAACCCTTCCCTCCACTCTGCCGCACAATATACGGTGACAAGAACACCTATAAAAAAATCTACTGGAAAACCCATAATGATGTTACATACTTTAAAACAGGTGACGGCGCAGAGCTTGATGAGGAAGGAAACCTCACACTCAAAGGGCGGCTGGACGATGTACTCCATGTGGATGGCAAGCGTTTAAGCCTTATTGAGATTGAGGAGGCGATCAAAACCCATGAAAACGTCAACGACTGCGCCGTTGTAAGCATTCCCGATGAAAAAAGGGGGGATGCGCTTATAGTTTTCTCTGTCCTCAAGAAGGAGGTGGACGAAAGCTACCATGACACCACAGTGCGAGAGCTCAGGGAGAGGATAATCGAAGAGATCGGGGAGGTTGCACTCCCCAGCGAAATAAGATTTACAAGAACTCTTCCCAAATCACCCGATGGTGTGATATTAAGAGACCTGTTGAAAGACATAGCCATGCAGATGTAG
- a CDS encoding putative nucleotidyltransferase substrate binding domain-containing protein has protein sequence MLNKEIIDLLQNFFLFRGVDLERLEMVTGNSQLIALESGDVIFHKNEAYQKGLYMLAEGKVSLAADYEHGEVTLSPGDFIGLSTFLAKSRYTVTAKCVDDSTLIFFPEVCIYKLMSDYEDFKEKLQQLIIDRLNNLSGHKTDSILHSTYKSVGTYMTSPVMKVNCSTTIVDACQVMSNHRIGSLVAVDDRNKIAGILTSKNVIHKFFNNFEESLNRPELERYVNDDPVAVPPEFPLVSTLHEMRKKNQDYAVAVKNDEPIGIISSKDILRILFSDSSIYATSIDEAESVDDLRENFRSLYRTAESLMNSSKMTSEILPIISSMHINIMKKLYDVTAEQFLEKTGKDIRTIKHAIIVMGSAARKEAMLDPDQDNGYVFPDSISEEDRASLNEFAVHFSDNLDYVGYEYCKGGIMVTNEEMANTLSEWKELIGDWIDNPGEKGIRWSSIIFDLTTLVGEDRLVWELRQFILDKISKKPAFLLQMLQSDAGLKIPRSIFGKFIVEKEGEHKGMINLKRAALSFIVDVTRAFSLFKGQQDLNTIERMEHLARAHVLSEETHDNIQNAYEVVTDILLSNQIEMAKEGKQPDKFVDPHKLSLYNQEKLKNALSQISKFLSTGLRYFSGSPF, from the coding sequence ATGCTGAACAAAGAGATTATCGATCTCTTACAGAATTTCTTCCTCTTTCGGGGTGTGGACCTCGAAAGGCTTGAGATGGTCACAGGAAACTCCCAGCTTATAGCTCTGGAGAGCGGTGACGTTATCTTCCATAAGAACGAAGCCTATCAAAAAGGTCTTTATATGCTTGCCGAAGGGAAGGTGAGCCTTGCCGCAGACTATGAACATGGCGAGGTTACCCTCTCCCCCGGCGATTTTATCGGACTATCCACCTTTCTTGCTAAATCAAGATACACAGTAACTGCCAAATGCGTTGATGATTCAACGCTTATCTTCTTCCCCGAAGTCTGCATATATAAGCTTATGAGCGATTACGAAGACTTCAAGGAGAAGCTCCAACAGCTTATCATAGACCGGCTCAACAATCTCAGCGGACACAAAACGGATTCGATACTACATTCAACCTACAAGTCCGTAGGAACATACATGACATCACCTGTTATGAAGGTGAACTGCTCCACAACCATAGTGGACGCATGTCAGGTTATGTCAAACCACAGGATAGGCTCCCTCGTCGCAGTGGATGACAGAAACAAGATTGCAGGGATACTCACATCTAAAAACGTTATACATAAGTTTTTCAACAACTTCGAAGAGAGCCTGAACAGACCGGAGCTTGAGCGGTACGTGAATGACGACCCGGTGGCTGTACCTCCGGAATTTCCACTCGTATCAACCCTTCACGAGATGCGCAAGAAGAATCAGGACTACGCCGTGGCTGTTAAAAACGATGAACCCATAGGCATCATCTCAAGTAAGGATATCCTCAGGATACTTTTCAGCGATTCATCCATATACGCCACCAGTATAGATGAAGCCGAAAGCGTTGACGATCTAAGGGAGAACTTCCGTTCGCTCTATAGAACAGCAGAAAGCCTCATGAACAGCTCCAAGATGACATCAGAGATACTCCCCATCATCTCGTCCATGCACATAAACATCATGAAAAAACTATACGATGTCACTGCGGAGCAGTTCCTCGAAAAAACGGGCAAGGATATCCGCACAATTAAGCACGCTATTATCGTAATGGGGAGTGCCGCCAGAAAGGAGGCTATGCTCGATCCCGATCAGGATAACGGATACGTTTTCCCCGACAGCATAAGCGAAGAGGATAGAGCTTCTCTCAATGAGTTCGCAGTTCATTTCTCCGACAACCTTGACTACGTTGGCTATGAGTACTGCAAAGGCGGTATTATGGTCACAAACGAAGAGATGGCCAACACCCTCAGCGAATGGAAGGAGCTCATAGGTGACTGGATAGACAACCCCGGCGAAAAGGGTATACGATGGTCGTCCATTATATTCGACCTCACAACGCTGGTGGGTGAAGACAGGCTGGTTTGGGAGCTGAGACAGTTTATCCTCGACAAGATATCAAAGAAGCCCGCCTTCCTCCTCCAGATGCTCCAAAGCGACGCAGGGCTTAAGATACCCCGCTCCATCTTCGGCAAATTCATCGTAGAGAAGGAGGGTGAGCATAAGGGGATGATAAACCTTAAGCGTGCTGCCCTCTCCTTCATTGTAGATGTAACAAGGGCGTTCAGCCTCTTTAAAGGTCAGCAGGATCTTAACACCATCGAAAGGATGGAACACCTAGCAAGGGCCCATGTCCTCAGCGAAGAGACCCACGACAATATCCAGAACGCATACGAGGTTGTTACCGATATACTCCTGAGCAACCAGATTGAGATGGCCAAGGAGGGGAAACAGCCGGATAAATTCGTGGACCCCCATAAACTGTCGTTATATAATCAGGAAAAGCTCAAAAACGCACTATCGCAAATATCTAAATTCCTCTCCACTGGTCTCCGTTATTTCAGCGGCTCCCCCTTTTAG
- a CDS encoding cation acetate symporter: MRKFFIPTLILALMAVTGTALAAGEELFELEKGFKLVPAIIMVAFIGLYLTVGWMMKVKTTEGYWVAERNIGSVGNGMAIASDWMSAASFMGVAGLLYLKGFFGLGYIIGWTGGYVLLLCLTATQLRRFGKFTIPEFLGDRYNSHGIRLITAVVTVIIAITYSTAQFKGIALISGWIFGMGYVGSVFFAAGIVLVYMLMSGQKGVTKNQQIQYVVLITGFLLPLFIIFNKIGGEIGSPGILPQIEYGQIITGGLIQGQGGGGEWAQNYTTPWHHGTFYQFFALAFTLMVGTAGLPHILVRFYTVTDEEVARKSVVWGLFFIGILYWSSPAYAALGQFFNPAGGKPVADVIILSAPERAGLGLFFMGYLASGALAAGLSTVAGLMVAGAAAIAHDWYATIFRPDSSEKEKLLAARVFTAVLVCCVIITALKPPALIAQIVAMAFAIAGSSIFPAIVLGVWYGKSTKYGAMAGMLVGLIGAVVAMIGWINEVPFFSSTGIMPATSSALILAPLNFITNIIVSNATAGMVTDEDIASGNEVIRAMHSIKD, translated from the coding sequence ATGAGAAAGTTTTTTATCCCTACTCTTATACTGGCTCTTATGGCGGTTACGGGCACTGCTTTAGCAGCAGGTGAAGAGCTTTTCGAGCTTGAGAAAGGCTTCAAACTCGTTCCCGCAATCATCATGGTTGCCTTCATCGGCCTCTACCTCACAGTAGGCTGGATGATGAAGGTTAAAACAACAGAAGGTTACTGGGTGGCCGAAAGAAACATCGGCTCTGTTGGTAACGGAATGGCTATCGCTTCCGACTGGATGAGTGCCGCGTCTTTCATGGGCGTTGCCGGTCTTCTTTATCTTAAGGGCTTTTTTGGCCTCGGCTACATCATCGGTTGGACAGGCGGATACGTTCTGCTGCTCTGTCTTACAGCTACCCAGCTCCGCAGATTCGGTAAGTTCACCATCCCCGAGTTCCTCGGCGACAGATACAACTCACACGGTATCCGTCTTATCACTGCGGTTGTAACCGTTATCATCGCTATCACATACTCCACTGCACAGTTCAAGGGTATCGCACTCATCTCCGGATGGATATTCGGTATGGGTTATGTGGGTTCAGTTTTCTTTGCAGCCGGTATCGTACTTGTCTACATGCTTATGTCCGGCCAGAAAGGTGTTACCAAGAACCAGCAGATCCAGTACGTGGTACTTATTACAGGTTTCCTTCTTCCGCTTTTCATCATCTTCAACAAGATTGGCGGCGAGATAGGCTCCCCCGGAATCCTCCCCCAGATCGAATACGGCCAGATCATCACCGGCGGCCTTATTCAGGGTCAGGGCGGCGGCGGAGAGTGGGCTCAGAACTACACCACTCCCTGGCACCACGGAACTTTCTATCAGTTCTTCGCACTCGCATTCACCCTTATGGTTGGTACAGCAGGCCTTCCCCACATCCTCGTACGTTTCTACACAGTTACTGACGAAGAGGTGGCAAGAAAGTCAGTTGTATGGGGACTTTTCTTCATCGGTATCCTGTACTGGTCATCCCCCGCATATGCGGCGCTTGGTCAGTTCTTCAACCCCGCCGGCGGTAAGCCCGTTGCAGACGTTATCATCCTCTCCGCACCTGAGCGTGCAGGGCTTGGTCTCTTCTTCATGGGTTATCTCGCATCGGGTGCCCTTGCGGCAGGTCTCTCTACGGTTGCAGGTCTTATGGTTGCAGGTGCGGCGGCTATCGCCCACGACTGGTACGCTACCATCTTCAGACCCGATTCCTCCGAGAAAGAGAAGCTCCTTGCAGCTCGTGTTTTCACAGCTGTACTCGTATGCTGTGTTATTATCACAGCCCTTAAACCACCAGCCCTTATCGCACAGATAGTTGCAATGGCCTTCGCCATCGCAGGCTCCTCGATATTCCCCGCCATCGTTCTTGGTGTTTGGTATGGTAAGTCCACCAAGTACGGCGCAATGGCAGGTATGCTTGTGGGTCTCATCGGTGCAGTTGTTGCAATGATCGGCTGGATCAACGAAGTGCCCTTCTTCAGCTCCACGGGAATTATGCCTGCGACAAGTTCGGCACTCATACTCGCACCCCTTAACTTCATCACGAATATCATCGTCTCCAACGCTACGGCGGGCATGGTAACGGATGAAGACATAGCTTCCGGAAACGAAGTTATCAGGGCTATGCACAGTATTAAAGATTAA
- a CDS encoding DUF4212 domain-containing protein has protein sequence MAEKEKILDVSFFSPKRAHVKAEVKAATIVIVLWAFVWMTTPFLIKLTGDERGIGPLTEASFLGFPLHYWLVAQGTTIGFVLLCGLFVILFNKFTKAAH, from the coding sequence ATGGCAGAGAAGGAAAAGATTTTGGATGTTTCTTTCTTCAGTCCCAAAAGGGCGCACGTTAAGGCGGAGGTAAAAGCAGCCACCATCGTTATCGTGCTTTGGGCATTCGTATGGATGACAACACCCTTTCTTATTAAGCTTACCGGCGATGAGAGAGGTATCGGCCCCCTCACAGAAGCTTCGTTCCTCGGCTTCCCTCTTCACTACTGGCTTGTGGCTCAGGGAACCACTATAGGATTCGTTCTTCTTTGTGGTCTTTTTGTAATTCTTTTTAACAAGTTCACCAAAGCTGCCCATTAA